A segment of the uncultured Desulfobulbus sp. genome:
GGAGGTGTAGTCGAGAAAGTTGGTGTCAAAGAGTTGGTGCAGTTTGCCGCGTTCCCGTTCTGTGGTTTCGCTCATTCGGGCCTCACTATCAGATGATCCATGATGTACTGTTTCCGCTCCGGCGTGTTCTTGCCCATGTAGAACCGCAGTACCCGGCTCACCTCGCTCAAACTATCCAGTCGTACCTGCTTGATGCGCATATCCGCGCCAATGAACTGCTTGAATTCCGCCGGGGAAATCTCGCCCAAGCCCTTGAAGCGGGTGGTCTCGACCGAGCGGTCCGCCTTGCTTTTGGCCTTGAGCGTCTTGAAGGCCCTGTCCATATCCTCATCCGAATAGCAGTAGATGGTCTGCTGCTTGTTGCGTACACGGAAAATCGGGGTTTCAAGGATATAGACCCGTTCGTGCTTGAGCAGTTGCTCAAAGTAGTGGAGGAAGAAAGTGAGCAGGAGGTTGCGTATATGAAGGCCATCGACATCGGCGTCGGTGGCGATGATCACCTTGTCGTAACGCAGATCGCTGATTGACTCCTCGATGTTGAGCGCCTGCATCAGCGAGTACATCTCTTCGTTCTTGTAGAGCACATCAAGACGCTGGCCAAAGACGTTCATCGGCTTGCCCTTGAGGCTGAACACCGCCTGGATCATGGGATCGCGGGCGCTGACGATGGAGCCGGCGGCAGACTGCCCCTCGGTGATGAAGAGCATGTTTTCCCGCCCGGCCTTGGAAGCCTGGCCGCGGGAAGGGTGGTATTTGCAGTCCTTGAGCTGGGGAATCTTGAAGGCGATCTTCTTGGCCTTGGCCTTGGCATCGCGGCGCACCGACTGCAGTTCGCGCCGCACCCGTTCGTTGCGCTGGACCTTGTCCACCAGGACCTCGGCCGCCTCGGGGAATTTATACAGGTGGGTGGCCACCGCATCCTTGACCGCATTGACGATTCCACCGCGGATATCGGTGTTGCCCAGCTTGTTCTTGGTCTGGGACTCGAACACCGGCTCCTGCACCTTGATCGCGAGGATACCGACAATGCCGTCGCGCACGTCTTGGCCGTTGAACTTCTTGCCGGTGAACTCGTTCACCCCCTTGAGTATCCCCTCGCGAAAGGCGGAGAGATGGGTGCCGCCCTCGGAGGTGTAGGTGCCGTTGACAAAGGAGAAGTAGGATTCACCGTAATCATCGGTATGGGTAAAGGCGAATTCAATGGAGGTGTCGACGTAGTGGATCGGCGGGTACATGGAGTCGCTGCTGACCTCGCGATCGAGCAGGTCCAGAAGGCCGTGCTTGGAGAGATAGAGTGATCCATCGAGGTTGAGGGTGAGCCCGGAATTGAGGTAGGCATAGCGCCACAGCCGTTGGTCCACATACTCGGGATCGAACTTGTACCCGGGAAAACTCTCCGCGTCGGGGAGGAATTCCACCTGGGTGCCGTTTTTCTCGCTGGTGTCGCCTTCCTCCTCCTTGGAGAGTACTCCGCGTTCAAAGGTGGCGGCTTTGAACTTACCGTCGCGGAAGGCGGTAACCTTGAAATGGGAGGAGAGGGCGTTGACCGCCTTGGTGCCCACGCCGTTGAGGCCAACGGAAAATTGAAACACCTCGGTGTTGTATTTGGCTCCGGTGTTGATCACCGAGACGCACTCCACCACCTTGCCCAGCGGAATACCGCGACCGTAGTCGCGCACCCGGCAGAGACCGTCCTCGCCCACATGGACATCGACCTTTTTGCCGTGCCCCATGATGAACTCATCCACCGCATTGTCCAGGATCTCTTTGAGCAGGATGTAGATGCCGTCATCCGGGTGGGAACCGTTGCCCAGACGACCGATATACATACCGGGCCGCTTGCGGATGTGTTCCAGAGAACTCAGGGTTTTGATCTTGGATTCGTCGTACTGGTGTTCGGTCATGAGTGAGGGCAGGGGTTAAAGTCTATTGGATACTGGGTAAGTAGCAGGTTCTCGCGGAAAGGTAAATGAGTCTTTTGGCTTGGGGATGCCCTGCAGAGCTGGGAAGAGGACGAAAAAGCCTCCAGGCTGTTCTCACTCCATCATGTGCACCCGTTCGCAGTCCGGGCAGATCCAGGTGGGGCCGTTGCTCATTCCCCATTTATTTTCTTCAAAGCAATCCGGGCAGATCTGAAAACCGCAGGTGCAGCTCCAGCAGAAGGGTTTTTCCTGTTTACAGCAGTGGCAGCGGAACTCTTTTTTGCGTCTTCGTGAACGTTTGGGCCGTGTCTGATCGTTTTCCATCATTCATTCTCCTTGGCTGGAAGCAGTTCCTTATCCAGCCAGTCCAGATAGGAAAATCCGCCATCTACCACCGGTGAAGCCAGGATTTCAGGGACATCATAGGGGTGCATGGCCTGAATTTCCCTGCACAGTCGGGCAAAGAGATCCCGGCGCGACTTGATGGTGCAGACCATCTCATCGCTCTGCTCGACCTGGCCCTGCCAGCGGTAGATCGAGGTACAGGGGGTGATCTGCACGCAGGCGGCCAGCTGGGTTTCAAGAAGATGGGCGGCCAGTTTTTCCGCACCCTTTCGATCGGGAAAGGTGGTGACCACTTGGATGAATGGCGTCATGGCGTCCTCCTCGGGCAAGTTCAATTCTGCACTCAGCTCGGGCTGGAATATTTTGGGAAAGTGGACTATCTTACCAGGGCTATTTAATAAAGACGGCATCGTCAAAAGTCAAAGTCCGAGATGTCACGTACCTAAAAATAGTACGTTTTCAAGCTCGAAAAGACGTTTTCGAGGCTTTTTACGGGAACGGCAATACAACATCCACAGCCTCTTTTTCACCGGCCATCTAAAAGTAGTGCCTTTTTAGCGGGCCGACAACATACACAGGTGATTTTATGCTCTTCGCGGTCGATGTCGGAAACTCCCACACAGTGAGTGGTATCTTTGAGAAAGGCGAGCTGATAGGGAGTTGGCGGTTGCAGTCTCGTCAGGATCGCACTGCCGATGAACTGGCCATCCGTTATCACGGTCTGTTTCAGATGGCCGGCATCAATCCCGAGCGAATTACCGGCTTTATCGTAGCCTCGGTTGTTCCCACCCTGGAAACCAGCTGGCTCCATTTTGCCCGTAATTACCTCACCAAACTGCGCCAGCCGCCCCTGGCCGTGACCCACGACCTCAAGTTGGGGATGAAGGTGGCCACCGAGACACCCTCGGAGGTAGGCGCGGATCGTATCGTCAACGCGGTGGCTGCCTGGGAGCTCTTCCATGAGCCCCTGATCGTGATCGATTTCGGCACCGCCATCACCTTTGACTGCGTCAACGGCGAACCTGCCTATGTCGGCGGCACCATCCATCCCGGCATCGGCATATCGCTGGACGCGCTCGCCTCCCGCACCGCCAAGCTGCCGCGGCTGGATATCGATGTCACCCCGGATCATCCCATCGGCACCACCACGGTCAAGGCGATTCACTCCGGTGCACTGTACGGATTTGGCGGCCTGGTCGACCGTATGGTCGAGGTGCTGAGCAGACAACTCACGCCCAACCAGGAGCGGGCCAAAACCATTGCCACCGGCGGGATGGCCGGTCTGATCAAACCCTACACCAACACCATTGACGCGATCGACCAGCAACTCACCTTGACCGGTTTGCAGCTGATCTATCGCCTCAACTGCACGGGAAAAGATGCCTGAGTTACCCATTTTGCCTCCCTTGCTGAGGCGCGGCGATACCATCGGCCTGTTGTGTCCGGCCGGACCGGTGCGGGATGTCGCACGCTTGCAGGCCGGCATCAAAATAATGGAGGACCTCGGCTTTGCGGTCAAACTCTGTGGCCCGACAACGCCGGTGGATGGCTACCTCGCGGCCAGCGACAACCAGCGGATCGCCAATCTGCATGGGCTGTGGGCTGATGAGAGCGTCAAGGCGATTCTCGCCATTCGTGGCGGCTTTGGCTGCCTGCGCATGGTGGCGGCGCTCGACTGGCAGCTCTTTGCCCGCCATCCCAAATGGCTGATCGGTTTTAGCGATGTCACCATTTTATTGCAGGGATTACGCGAGCGTGCCAACCTGGTGTCAATCCACGGACCTGTGGCCAGTTCGCTTGCCAAAAGCGATGAGGCCAGTGTTCACTCGCTTTTTAGCCTGTTGACCGGCGATATTGCGGAGCGGATCAAAGCCAAAGGTTTGGAAGTGTTGCGCGGCGGCAGCTGCCGCGGCCAACTGATCGGCGGCAACCTGACAACGCTGGTGCATCTTTTGGCCACCCCCTGGGATTGCAGCTGGGAGGGCAGGGTACTCTTGCTTGAGGACACCAACGAACCTCTCTATCGGCTCGATCGCATGCTGACCCAGCTGGCACTCAGCGGCAAGTTGGAGGGACTCGGGGGGCTGATTTTGGGAGAATTTGACCAGGGCGAGGACAACCTGACCAACCTGCGGCTGGAGGAAGCCCTGTGGACGCGGGTGATGGAGTTGGTCGGCCCCGGGTATCCGGTATGGGGCGGCTTCCCGGTGGGGCACAGGCAACGAAACCTGGCTTTGCCCGTAGGAATGGAGGTTGAGATGGATTCCTCGACAGGCAGCCTGCACCTCATCACCGGCTCGGTCACCGCCGCATGAGGAGAGAGGCAAGGCTTCGATGATGAAACGATATCTCCTCAGCCTGCTGTGCATTCCCCTGCTGCCTGCACTCTACTGTCTGCTGCTGCTGCCTCTCTATGGATTGCGCCATACCTTCAGCGCCCTCCATTTTGAACAGTTGCTCTGCCTCTGGGGTGCTGCAGCCCTGCTGACGATGCTCCTCATCGGCAATACCCTGCTCGGAAAGATCTGGTGTTTTCGTGGGGCCGATAAACTCACCTCGGAAAATCAACTGCGCGATGCTTTGCTTGCGGTCAACGCAATGGACTGCCCGGTGTTGGCCAAGGGCAAACGGAAAAAGGTTGTTTTTACCTGGCGTTATAAACAACTGCAATGGTGCGGCATGTTTTCCCGTCTGGGCATGACCCGGCTCTACGAGCTCCGCTGCCGCATCGATGCCGATCACCGCACCGTCTATCTGGTGGATCGCACCCGGATGGTCGATTTTCTCATCTGTCCGGATCGGGTCAAAACCGGCTTTGCCCGCATCTGTCTCCCTTGGCTCCGGGCAGGCAGCTCTAACCTGAAGACCATCGATGCCTACGCATCCCTTGCTCCGCACGACTACGATTTCCATCCCCGGGAAGTCAAATCGCCTGTCATGGGGACCATCATCAAATGCGGCTGGAACGTTCGTTTCAGCCTATTTTGAGTACAGTGATTAAAAAAAACCCCGATTATTGATCGGGGCCGACATCTCATCAGAATTGTTTGCAAAGAAATTTTTTACTGCTCTGCGGCAAAGAGGTATCCTGTGCCGCGCACGGTTTTGATCATCGCGTTGAGGCTGGGGTAGGAGGCGATTTTGGAGCGGATGCGGGCGATGTACATATCGATGGAGCGGTCGTAGCCGTTATATTCGATGCCAAAGACTGCCTTGTAGAGCTGATCCCGATCCAAGGTGGTGCAGGCGTTTTTCGCCAGATACCACAGCAGGTCGAACTCGCGTGAGGTAAAGGGGATTTCCTCGCCAAGGTAGGTGGCCCTTCGAAGCCCCTGATTGATTTCCAGGCCGTTGAACAGGAGATGCGCCGGGGTTGAGCGCTGCTGGTTGCGGCGAAACAGGGCACGAATGCGGGCTGCCATCAAAAGGTGATTCACCGGTTTGAGCAACAGATCATCCACCCCCTGTTCATAGAGCAAAACTTGCAGCATCTCATCGATATCTTCAATCAGGAGCATCAACAGGCCGGTATAGACCGAGCGAATCCGCGGCAGGGTGGAGAGTTCTTCCAGAGAAAATCGCCCGCAGTCGAGGACCAGCAGTTCGGTTTCCCGTGCCGGTATATCGGCGAGGCAGTCGTTTTTCTTGTCAAGGAGCTGGACGGAAAAATCTTCCTTGTCGAGAGCCTTCACCAAATCTTGATTGCCCTGCGCATTTTCGGTGAGCAGCGTGATCGATCGATGCGTGTCTTTGGCAGTCGGCTGCGAGGACATGGGACGAATATTGGCTTGATTGACGGGCTTGCTTTCGGTCTCGGGGGTACAGGCGCTTGACATTGCTCTTTCCACGGGCAAAGGATTTCTTTTCTCTATCGGTTGGTGCGGGGTTTTTTCTGTGTAAAGATCGGGTAAAGAAGGCGAGAAAATATGTAAAATTAACAAGATGTGAAGAGTGTCCCTCTTTTGTTACATCATACGGAATTCTTATCTGTCTATCTGTAAAATATCCGTAAAGCTGTGCTAAATAGGGTTGCAAAAACCAAAGTTTGTGGAGTGAAAACCGAAAGAATCACTGAAGTCAAGCCTGATCCAGCAAACAACATTTTGTCCCGATGGAGAACCGCCAGGGGGACGACTGTATTCCGGGCATAAAAAAAGGCAAAGTGATCAACACCACCTTGCCTTTTCGCCCCGTGGTGGAGTTTTTAAGACGAGCTGTTGTAGTCCTCGAAAAAGTCGGTGAGGTAGTCGCCGGTTGAGTTGAGTGAGCTGATCAATTCCTCCATGGCGGAAAACTGTGCCTCCAACAGCTCCTGCCGCTTTTCCAGGCGGGTCTCCATGGCCGCGATGCTGTCTTCGAGCCGCTCTGTCTCCTCATCGATCTTTTCCGTCTTGGTGGCGAGAAAGCCGTCGCTGGAACTCATCAGATCGGTCATGAAGTCATCTAAACTGGTCATGATGCCGTCGCTGTCGTCATCGCCGAACAGTTTGCTGATGAGTCCATCCGCATCCGCCTCATAGGCCTCGCTCAAGACGTCGGTGTCCAGGGTGAGTTCTCCGGATTCCCAATCGGTTTCAATGCCTGCGTTCACCAGTGCATCGCTGGTGAGATAATTGCGCAGGCTGCGTTGCACCGACTTGAGGGTGTTGCCCAAGGTTGAATCGGAGGCATAGATGGTATCCACGTACTCGTCGATGGCGTTGTAGGCATCCACCATCTCCTGTAGCTGGGTGGCGATCACGTTTTCCGCATCCGATTCAATGGTGACCTTGCTGGTACTGCCGTCACTGGTGTCATTGAGGGTCAGAGTCGCGCCCTTGATCGCCGAGGTCAGGGTATTGGAGGAGCTGTAGTAGGTGACCCCGTCGATCTTGACTTCGGCCTTGCTGCCATCCACGGTGTGCCCGTCGCTGGTCGTATCCAGGGTGATGTCGCCGGTGGCGACGATATCGAGCTCTTCGCCGGCGGTATCGGCGGTGAGCATCAACCGGTACCCGTTGTCGGATCCGTCGTTGACCAGGGAGGCGGTTACTCCGTATTCGCCATCGTTGATCTGGCTGACCAGATCTTCGAGGGTGACGCCGTCGTAGCTGACGGTTTCCTCGCCAATTTGAATTTCACCGCTTAAGGTCGTGGTATCGGTATCTTCCACATAGTTGGTGCTGATGTCCTTCTGCTGTTGGGCGAGGCTCACCACCTCAACCGAATAGGACCCTTCGCTGGACAGACTGGTGGTACTGAGGGAAAAGTAACTTGATCCGGTATTGCTGACATTGAACGATTTGATATCGTTTTCACTGTTCAGGGTAAGGACCGAGGCGTAGAAGGTATCGAGTAGGTCGTTGAAATCGTCATAGGTTTCCTGCTTGGCCTCGAGATAGGTGATCTTGTCTTCGAGCAGGGTCTTGGGCGCGCTTTCGACCTCGATAAGCGATTCGATGATCGAGTCGGTATCAAGCCCACTGGCAAGACCGGAAAATGAAACGGTTCCGCTTGAGCTGATTGTTGTCATGGCAACTGCCTCCTTGCACACTGATTCCCTTTGGGAGAATTACGGTCCTCTGTAGGGAGTATCGCCTCTGTTTGAAGAAAAAATTATGCGGAAACAGTTGGTTGTGTCTGTGATTGGTTGACTCTTCGTTTGATTCTGGTCAAAAATGTAACGGTTCGTCACAAGAGAGAAGGGCATTGTTGCAGAGGTTGAAGTCGTGCTGGCGAATCGATACAACCTGGGGGAGACTGGGGGCGGAGTGCGGCTAGCGAAAATTGGCCGCCTGCTCTCCAAGGCGGGCAAGGATCTTTTGCAGGGCAACCCTTGAAAGACCTGACAGGCGGGCCGCTTCGGAAATGTTTCCTTTGGTCAACGGCAGGAGATCCTTCAGATATTGACGGGTAAAGGCATCCATCACCGCGGCCTTGGCCTCCTTGTAGGGCATCAAGGCCTCTTCCTGGGGTGCCGACAGGGACATGGGGGCTGGCAAGGCGTTGCCCATCACCAGGCGCACCAGGGCCATGTCGATCCGGTCGGTGCCGGCAAAGACTGTCAAGCGGCGAACCAGATTCTGCAACTCGCGCACATTGCCCGGCCAGGGCAGGGTGGACATCCACTGCAACACCTCCGGCAGGAGTTCTTTTTCATTCACCCCAATTTCCCGGCAGGTACGGCGAAGAAAAAAGTTGGCCAGCAGGGGGATGTCTTCGATACGATCCCGAAGCGGAGGCAGGGTGAGCGAAAGGACATTGAGACGGTAATAGAGGTCTTCGCGAAAGCCGTTATCCGCAATGCACGCTTCCAAATTCTGGTTGGTGGAGGCTAGAATGCGCACATTGACGGTGCTGGCCGTGTGTGCGCCGAGCGGTCGAACCTCGCCGTCCTCAAGGAAGCGGAGCAGTTTGGTCTGCACCCCAGGGCTGATGTCGCCGATCTCGTCCAGGTGGATGGTGCCGGTATCTGCTGCGGTAAGCAGTCCCTTGTGATCCTGGTGGGCACCGGTAAAGGCTCCGCGTTTATAGCCGAAAAGCTCGCTTTCCAGAAGATTTTCCGGAATCGATGGGCAGTTGACGGCAAGAAAGGGCTGCTTCAGCCGGGATCCGAGTCGGTGGATGAGCCGGGCCGCCAACTCCTTGCCCGTACCGGACTCGCCGCGAATGAGCACGGTGTAGTCGGCCTGGGCCACCGCGGCGATGGACCGCCTGAGTTGCTGCATGGCGCTCGACTCGCCCACCAGTTCGTTCTGGGCATCCTGCTGGGACAGAATTAACCGCAGGCGGTTGTTTTCCGCAAGCAGCCGGCTTCGCTCCACCCCCTTTTCGACGACGCGAAAGAGCTGGTCCGGCTCGATGGGTTTGGTGAGGAAGTCATAGGCGCCGGCGCGCAGGGCCTCGACCGCGGTTTCAATCGATCCATAGGCACTGAGCACCACGATGCTCAGGTCGGTCTGCCGTTTGAGCGCCTCCTTCAAGAGCTGCATGCCGTTCATCTCCGGCATACGCAGATCCGTCACCAGGAGATGGACCGGATGGAGCGCCAGGGCCTTGAGGGCTGACGTGCCGTTGTTGACTGCCTCTACCTGGATGTCTGGAAAACGGCGAGCAAGAAGCCGGGCGAGGCCGCGGGCAAAATCCGGCTGGTCATCGACCAGGAGAACGCGGAAGTCGGTGTCTGCGAGCTTTATGTCCGAATTCTGGGCAACGTCGGTGATCATGGAATGTCCTGTCTCTCGCTTTGCCCATCCAGGGGCAGGTAAAGGGTAAAACACGCCCCGTGCAGATCGTTTGAGCGGCTGACGTCGATCGTGCCGCCCAAATCGGTGACCAAACCGTAGACAACCGTCAGTCCCAGACCGGTACCGGCACCGATATCCTTGGTGGAGTAAAAGGGATCAAAGATATGGAGCGCTGCCTCCTGGTCAATGCCTGGACCATTGTCTTCCACCGTGATGATGGCCATGGCTGCCGCCGCTGCAAGGGTGAGCCTGATGATGCCGTCGGAGTCAGGAATGGCATCCAGGGCGTTGATAATCAGGTTGCTCACCACCTGCTCCAATTCTCCCACGCCGATACGGACCACCACCGGGCTTAAGGGGATATCGAGTTCCAGTTTCCCCCCCTTTTTTCCGGCCTGAATGGAAAACACCTTCTTGATCGACAATAGTACCCCACATGCATCGGAGCATCCGGAATCAGCCGCTTTGGGGCGGGCAAAATTGAGCAGATCCTGAAGGACTCGCTGCGCCTGTCGGGTATGGCGTTCGATCACGCCGAGGTCGGCCGCCTGCTGCTCATCGGTGATGGCCTGGCGCAGCAGACCGGTGTAGCAGAGGATCACGCCCAGGGGGTTGTTGATCTCATGGGCAAGGCCTGCGGTGAGTTTGCCCACGGTCGCCATTTTCTCGGCTTGCCAGACTTGGGCCTGCATCCGTTTCTCGACTGTAGTTTCACGGGCATAGAGGACGATTCGGTCCACGGTACCGTCTTGTCCGCTCACCGGATAGAGACAGAGGGAGAAGGAACGTTGTTCCGCCAGGGTGACCTCCCGTAGATGGGGCTGAGCGGCACTGATTGCCGTCTTCAAGGGTGGGCACCGGTCTCGTTCGGCAAAGAAATAGGGCAGGATATTGCCGTCGTTTCGCTGGCCATGGCTGAGCTCCAGGCTCAGTTGTCGGGCCGCGTCGTTGACGGTGAGGATGGTGCAGCCTGCATCGAGCAGGACCAGGGGATCGCTGATGCCCTCGACAATGGTCTGCAATACGTTCATCTGGCGCAGGAGGCTGTCAATGGCGGTGAGATTGTCGGCGGAAGAGCCAAGCTGCCGCCCAATGGCCATGAGTACGTTGCGGTCATGCTGGGCAGCCTCGCTCTCGCTGGCCCAGTACAAGCCGAGCAATCCTTCGGCATTGCCGGAACTTGATTCAACCGGCACAAAGATGCTCGCCCCCTGAAGGATGCAACTGCTACCGGTGAGGATCTCGACCATGTTGGCGGGAATTTGGGGGAGGACATCGCCCTCCGGCCAGACAAAAGAATCCTGAGAGCCCATGGTGCAGATATAGATGATGCGTTTGGCCTGGAACCGTCTGCAGATCTGCGGCAGAGTCGATCGCCACAGTTCCCCCCGGGTGCGGCTTGAAATCATGTTCTCCAAAATCTGGACAAAAAGCTGCACGTCCTTTTGCCGTGCTTCCACCTCGCGGCTCAACGCTCTGGTCCGATCGGCGACCATCTTGCGCAGGTTTTCGGCGTAATTCTGCAGCTGCACCTTGGCATCAAAGAGATGCTGATTCATCTGCTCGATGGATTCGACCAGCCCCTCAACCTCGTCTTCCTGGTCAATACCCTGGAGAAGTGCAACCTCGGCTTCCTCACTGACATTTTTGCGAAAGGCGTTTTGCAACCGTTTGAGGTTGTTGACCACCAGAACCCTGAAGAGCACGTTGGTGGCAAAGAAAAAGAGCAGGGCGCCGAATCCGAAGCTGGCAAAGTAGGTGAGGATGGTCTGTTCGATTCGGCCTACGCTGCTGTTTACCGATATAGCGACAAAATCTGCCCCGGCTATGGTACCGAGTTGTTTGCCGAAACCGCGGTTTCCATAGCGGTCGATCAGGGTTTTTGGCGCGTTGAGCGGATCACCATGGCAGTACATGCACTCCCCGTCAAAGCGTACCGGCCGGGACATGACATAGTATTTTTCACCGCCCAGCAGTTGGTATCCCTGCCAAAGCGTAATTTTTTCGTCCTTTCTAAAGAAGTTGATCAGATTCTGCTCTACCTCGTTGGCCTCGTAGTCCGGATTTCGAGCATCGATAGCGACCCTGCGGTAGATGGTTCCGTCGCCGGAGACATTGACCGGTGCCATGATTTTGCGGGAAATATAGGAGGATGACATGGCCTGGAGAACGAACGAATCGGGGAGGGATGCATACATGACCGGTCTGAGAATATCGCGCACATAGTGCTGGATGGAATCGACATGGGTGAATATCAGACGGGCCTTGTCGCGAACTTCCTCTTCAAGGACATTGCGCATATGGATGTAAAAACCCAGGGAAAACACAACCCCCAGCAACAGGGTTGCAAAGATGAGACCGGAGATGAATTTGGTCTGCAGGGTATGTGGTTTAGGCAGATGCATGACTCAGGTCGGTACCGGTCAGTGGGGCAGGGGTACCGACCATCGGTGGTACGTTGCAATCACAGGAGTGGGTGTGTGTGGAGGCCTTGCTCAAAGCTCAATGAGCATCGATCGCAGCGCGGATATATCTCTCCGATTCCTTCACCTGTTCCACATCGGTGTAGTAATACCGGGTCGGGTCGATGCCGTTGTTGTCCAGATAGACCGACATGCGGTGGAGAATCGGGCAGGCATCGGTCAGCATGGGCAAAAGCACATAGATAAAGACCATCAGCGATCCAAGGGTGAGCACGAAGTTGCGAAGGCGGATGGGGAAACTTTTTGGGTTCATGGCAATCTCCAGAATGGCCGGGAGGAGGACTCCCGGCCAGGATGGTGCAGTTTTAGATCTTGGCTGTAATTTCCGGGAAGACCAGATAGAACATGATGTAGGCCATGGTGAGGGTCAATACCAGGTTGAAGCTCTGGCCGCAGACATAGAGGATCAACGGCTTGCCGCCCTTGAAGTACTTGGCCAGTTCACGGAAATTGGTGGACAGGCCGATGGCTGCAAAGGACAGGGCAAAGAACCAGCCGCGGAGCAAGCGGGTGCCGCCGCGAACAACGCCCTGGTCGATCATGGCGCCGCTCAGGTCAGGCCCCAGGTTGGCATCAATCATCGAAAACAGGATGGAAGCGGCCAGAAAGCCAAGGACGAATTTGGGGAAACGATTCCAGATTTCGCTAGCGCCGACGGTGCGGCCGGCTTCGCTCTCTACCTTGAAGCACCAGTACATGGCCACGAAAAAGGCGGTGACACCGATCATGACGTTCTGAATCATCTTGATGGTTGCGGCAACGTACATCGCCTTCTCGCCAAGGAAGGCACCGGCCGCGGCAACCGCACCGGTGGAGTCAATGGTGCCACCCATCCAGGCGCCGCCAAGGATTTCCGGCATGCCTATAGCCTTGATGATTGCCGGCATGACGATCATCATGATGGCGGTGAACACCAGGGACAGGCCAATGGAGAGGGTCAACTCCTCCTTCTTGGCCCGGCAGGCGGCTGCGGTGGCGATGGCTGCGGAGGTGCCGCAGACGGACATATCGGCGGAAATAACGATATTGAGGGTTTTGGACTCCATCTTCAGTACTTTCTGCCCAAAGATATAGGTGCAGATCAAGACGATCGGCGTAACGACCCAAGCAACAAAGATACCGGGAATGCCGATGGCCAGGATTTTGCTAAAGAGAACCTCCGCACCGAGTAGGACCAGGCCGGTTTTGATGAAGAATTCAACCTGACAGGCGGGCAGCAC
Coding sequences within it:
- a CDS encoding DNA topoisomerase IV subunit B — its product is MTEHQYDESKIKTLSSLEHIRKRPGMYIGRLGNGSHPDDGIYILLKEILDNAVDEFIMGHGKKVDVHVGEDGLCRVRDYGRGIPLGKVVECVSVINTGAKYNTEVFQFSVGLNGVGTKAVNALSSHFKVTAFRDGKFKAATFERGVLSKEEEGDTSEKNGTQVEFLPDAESFPGYKFDPEYVDQRLWRYAYLNSGLTLNLDGSLYLSKHGLLDLLDREVSSDSMYPPIHYVDTSIEFAFTHTDDYGESYFSFVNGTYTSEGGTHLSAFREGILKGVNEFTGKKFNGQDVRDGIVGILAIKVQEPVFESQTKNKLGNTDIRGGIVNAVKDAVATHLYKFPEAAEVLVDKVQRNERVRRELQSVRRDAKAKAKKIAFKIPQLKDCKYHPSRGQASKAGRENMLFITEGQSAAGSIVSARDPMIQAVFSLKGKPMNVFGQRLDVLYKNEEMYSLMQALNIEESISDLRYDKVIIATDADVDGLHIRNLLLTFFLHYFEQLLKHERVYILETPIFRVRNKQQTIYCYSDEDMDRAFKTLKAKSKADRSVETTRFKGLGEISPAEFKQFIGADMRIKQVRLDSLSEVSRVLRFYMGKNTPERKQYIMDHLIVRPE
- the cutA gene encoding divalent-cation tolerance protein CutA, with amino-acid sequence MTPFIQVVTTFPDRKGAEKLAAHLLETQLAACVQITPCTSIYRWQGQVEQSDEMVCTIKSRRDLFARLCREIQAMHPYDVPEILASPVVDGGFSYLDWLDKELLPAKENE
- a CDS encoding type III pantothenate kinase, which gives rise to MLFAVDVGNSHTVSGIFEKGELIGSWRLQSRQDRTADELAIRYHGLFQMAGINPERITGFIVASVVPTLETSWLHFARNYLTKLRQPPLAVTHDLKLGMKVATETPSEVGADRIVNAVAAWELFHEPLIVIDFGTAITFDCVNGEPAYVGGTIHPGIGISLDALASRTAKLPRLDIDVTPDHPIGTTTVKAIHSGALYGFGGLVDRMVEVLSRQLTPNQERAKTIATGGMAGLIKPYTNTIDAIDQQLTLTGLQLIYRLNCTGKDA
- a CDS encoding LD-carboxypeptidase; the protein is MPELPILPPLLRRGDTIGLLCPAGPVRDVARLQAGIKIMEDLGFAVKLCGPTTPVDGYLAASDNQRIANLHGLWADESVKAILAIRGGFGCLRMVAALDWQLFARHPKWLIGFSDVTILLQGLRERANLVSIHGPVASSLAKSDEASVHSLFSLLTGDIAERIKAKGLEVLRGGSCRGQLIGGNLTTLVHLLATPWDCSWEGRVLLLEDTNEPLYRLDRMLTQLALSGKLEGLGGLILGEFDQGEDNLTNLRLEEALWTRVMELVGPGYPVWGGFPVGHRQRNLALPVGMEVEMDSSTGSLHLITGSVTAA
- a CDS encoding response regulator transcription factor yields the protein MSSACTPETESKPVNQANIRPMSSQPTAKDTHRSITLLTENAQGNQDLVKALDKEDFSVQLLDKKNDCLADIPARETELLVLDCGRFSLEELSTLPRIRSVYTGLLMLLIEDIDEMLQVLLYEQGVDDLLLKPVNHLLMAARIRALFRRNQQRSTPAHLLFNGLEINQGLRRATYLGEEIPFTSREFDLLWYLAKNACTTLDRDQLYKAVFGIEYNGYDRSIDMYIARIRSKIASYPSLNAMIKTVRGTGYLFAAEQ
- the fliD gene encoding flagellar filament capping protein FliD; its protein translation is MTTISSSGTVSFSGLASGLDTDSIIESLIEVESAPKTLLEDKITYLEAKQETYDDFNDLLDTFYASVLTLNSENDIKSFNVSNTGSSYFSLSTTSLSSEGSYSVEVVSLAQQQKDISTNYVEDTDTTTLSGEIQIGEETVSYDGVTLEDLVSQINDGEYGVTASLVNDGSDNGYRLMLTADTAGEELDIVATGDITLDTTSDGHTVDGSKAEVKIDGVTYYSSSNTLTSAIKGATLTLNDTSDGSTSKVTIESDAENVIATQLQEMVDAYNAIDEYVDTIYASDSTLGNTLKSVQRSLRNYLTSDALVNAGIETDWESGELTLDTDVLSEAYEADADGLISKLFGDDDSDGIMTSLDDFMTDLMSSSDGFLATKTEKIDEETERLEDSIAAMETRLEKRQELLEAQFSAMEELISSLNSTGDYLTDFFEDYNSSS
- a CDS encoding sigma-54 dependent transcriptional regulator codes for the protein MITDVAQNSDIKLADTDFRVLLVDDQPDFARGLARLLARRFPDIQVEAVNNGTSALKALALHPVHLLVTDLRMPEMNGMQLLKEALKRQTDLSIVVLSAYGSIETAVEALRAGAYDFLTKPIEPDQLFRVVEKGVERSRLLAENNRLRLILSQQDAQNELVGESSAMQQLRRSIAAVAQADYTVLIRGESGTGKELAARLIHRLGSRLKQPFLAVNCPSIPENLLESELFGYKRGAFTGAHQDHKGLLTAADTGTIHLDEIGDISPGVQTKLLRFLEDGEVRPLGAHTASTVNVRILASTNQNLEACIADNGFREDLYYRLNVLSLTLPPLRDRIEDIPLLANFFLRRTCREIGVNEKELLPEVLQWMSTLPWPGNVRELQNLVRRLTVFAGTDRIDMALVRLVMGNALPAPMSLSAPQEEALMPYKEAKAAVMDAFTRQYLKDLLPLTKGNISEAARLSGLSRVALQKILARLGEQAANFR